In the Candidatus Bathyarchaeia archaeon genome, GTTGTAATGCTTTTTGCATGTACGTTAGGAGTTAATGTGGCATATGCGCCCAAAATCAAAATTAGCGAGAGAAAAACTATTGTAAAGTTTCGCTTAGACTGCCTAATCATAACCTTGTTTCCCCTCTTTTCCTCAAAATCCAAAAGCAGCAAGCTTTGGATTTTGCTCCCTGAGTACCCTTTGTTTTCCGATTTGCTTTTAAATTTTGCCATCAACAACGCTGTTCTTTTGGAGGAACAGGCTGTTCTTCAGGGAGAGTTAAAAAGGAGCCTACCCACACTGTATATTAAGGGACTAAGCTTGAACAAGCGCCTAGCAGTTATCTTTATCCTCACAAGCCTCATCAGCTTACTCACTGTTACAGTTGGACCCACAAAAGCAAGTTCCCAAACCATCATCGTACCCGACGACTACCCAACCATAACCGACGCCATAGGCAACTGCACCAAGGAAGACACAATTTTCGTTAAAAGCGGAATATACGCCGAGCAGACACTGGTTATAAACAAGACACTCACACTAATTGGCGAAAACGCTGAAGACACAATTATAAATAACATAGACTCCCACGCCATGGTTGAGTGGCTAGGTGGTTATCGTATGCCATTTGGAATAACCACCGCTGTAGATGTTAAAGCAAACGATGTAAAAATCTCAGGTTTCACCATAACCAACGCATCAACTGGCATCACCACAGAAGGTAACGAAACAAAAATAGTCGCCAATATCATAGAAGGACTAGACACCGATGGCGGCTATGATATAGGCATCAGTGCAAGCGGCAAAGGCACTCAAATTATAGATAATATTATAAATGCTGCAAATGTGGGCATCTTTGATAGCGGCTCATATCAAGTTATCATGCAAAACATTTTTAATTCAACAAGTTGCACCGTTGGCCCTTATGGACAATACAATATCATCGCAGACAACATCTTATACGGGTCGAGGGCAGGTATTAACTTACAGGGCAATTTGAATGTAGCTTATAACAATACTGTTGTAGATGGAGACATTGGAATTGAAATCACTGGCGTTAGTAATATAATCTACAAAAACGTCTTAAACCAAAATAATCTGGGAATCGAAATAGGACCATGGGCTATAAATGATTTTTTGAGTAACAACATTGTATGTGCAAACACAATAACCGATAACCAGCGCTATGGCATCATAATCGCTTCAGGTAGAAATAACACTGTTTATGCAAATCATATTGCAGACAACAAGGAAATCGGCGGCATGATTGCATGGAATCAATCATCCGGCATACTCTATAATGAATCTGACAGAGAGAGATGGCAGGGGCGGAATGCTGATAACAACACCTTTTACAACAATAACTTTGTAAACAATAGCGCATCTGAAGCTACTGATTGGAGTTGGCAAGGCACCAATTCTTGGGATAATGGCAAAGAAGGTAATTACTGGAGCGACTATAACGGCACAGACGCCAACGGTGACGGCATAGGTGATGTATCATACCCAGTAAATAAACCGTATAGGATACTAATCAGCAGTTTTCCTGAAGCCCAACTTCAGGATCCAACGGTAGTAAACCCTAACAACGTTTCTGACCGTTATCCGCTTATGGAACCCTTTGACACCGAAAGCATAACCATAGAGTTACCTGAATGGGCAACTGTTACCCCCCACCAAATCCCTTCATTTTCGCCTTCACCAAGCCCACCTCCAACCCAACCCCCAAGCCCCTCTCCAACACCTAAAACAACCCAAACCCCAAACCCCACACCAACATCAACAAGTGCACAAACACCCTCACCACCCCTAACAGAACAACCTTCGCCTTCAAACTCAGTTCCACCAACAAGCAACAATTCTAGCAGGTCAACAGACGCGTACTGGACAGCCGCAGCCGCCGTGGTAGCTGTGACCATAGTAATCATCGCAGCAACACTCATGCTCAGAAAACAGCACAACAGCAAATAAGAGACCAACTGTTCCTCTACAAGAACAAAACGTTCCCCAAGGAGAGCTAAAAAGGAGATTGCATTTTACCATCTGTGACAAAGGATGAATAAGCACATTGCGGTTATCTTTGTTATCATCAGCCTGACCGCTTCAAATACAATAACACTCCAGCCTGCCCAAGCAAAATCTAAAACAAGTGTTGTCCCAGACGATTTCCTCACCATAGCAGATGCAATCGGCAACGCCACAGACGGCGCCACAATTTTCGTTAGGAAAGGAACCTATCAAGAACACTCAATTGAGATAAACAAAACGTTATCGCTTATAGGCGAAG is a window encoding:
- a CDS encoding nitrous oxide reductase family maturation protein NosD, which gives rise to MNKRLAVIFILTSLISLLTVTVGPTKASSQTIIVPDDYPTITDAIGNCTKEDTIFVKSGIYAEQTLVINKTLTLIGENAEDTIINNIDSHAMVEWLGGYRMPFGITTAVDVKANDVKISGFTITNASTGITTEGNETKIVANIIEGLDTDGGYDIGISASGKGTQIIDNIINAANVGIFDSGSYQVIMQNIFNSTSCTVGPYGQYNIIADNILYGSRAGINLQGNLNVAYNNTVVDGDIGIEITGVSNIIYKNVLNQNNLGIEIGPWAINDFLSNNIVCANTITDNQRYGIIIASGRNNTVYANHIADNKEIGGMIAWNQSSGILYNESDRERWQGRNADNNTFYNNNFVNNSASEATDWSWQGTNSWDNGKEGNYWSDYNGTDANGDGIGDVSYPVNKPYRILISSFPEAQLQDPTVVNPNNVSDRYPLMEPFDTESITIELPEWATVTPHQIPSFSPSPSPPPTQPPSPSPTPKTTQTPNPTPTSTSAQTPSPPLTEQPSPSNSVPPTSNNSSRSTDAYWTAAAAVVAVTIVIIAATLMLRKQHNSK